Proteins encoded together in one Desulfosporosinus meridiei DSM 13257 window:
- a CDS encoding putative DNA-binding protein, translating into MEKLAKRALLVDFYGPLLTDKQRNVWDLHYQQDLSLTEIAEVENISRQAIHDLLKRTERILTEYEDKLGLVQRFWTEREKLLEVQSVLEELKEQDFSCQEAYERHLKIRMMIEDVFVKISAI; encoded by the coding sequence ATGGAGAAACTCGCCAAAAGGGCTCTCTTAGTTGATTTTTATGGCCCGTTGCTAACAGATAAGCAAAGAAATGTCTGGGACCTTCACTATCAGCAAGACCTTTCGTTGACTGAGATTGCTGAAGTTGAAAATATAAGCCGTCAGGCTATACATGATTTGCTCAAACGTACTGAAAGGATCCTCACAGAATACGAGGATAAACTAGGGCTCGTCCAGAGGTTTTGGACTGAACGGGAGAAGCTCCTTGAAGTTCAGAGTGTTTTGGAAGAGCTAAAAGAACAGGATTTTTCCTGTCAGGAAGCCTATGAGCGACACCTTAAAATCCGGATGATGATTGAAGATGTTTTTGTCAAGATCTCAGCGATCTAA
- a CDS encoding amidohydrolase — protein MSKILIRAMILPMTGADTFFPQGEICIEDDLIVSVGEKGSSPEGFVPDRILELPNDVVMPGLINTHTHAAMTLLRGYADDLPLMPWLNEKVWPFEDKLTDEDIYWGTLLALCEMIRSGTTTMLDMYASMDKVAEAVLQAGTRAVLSRGLIGNGPNGENALQENIELVRQYHGTGNGRLSIMFGPHAPYTCSAEYLKKVKAEADRLNVGIHIHVAETQDEVNILKEQYGKTPVQWLDELGLFGGHVVAAHCVHLTQQDIEILHRQNVCVAHNAESNMKLSSGTAPITELRSQGVVVGLGTDGASSNNNLDLFGEMRSASFQQKLKVNPTALPAYEVLEMATVGGAQTLGFENVGVLAPGFKADLITIDMDQAHFYPRFSIPAHLVYSAHAGDVRTVMVDGKLLMEERKLLTLDLSKICQEAEMRAKRIELELNVK, from the coding sequence ATGTCTAAAATTCTAATTCGTGCTATGATCTTACCCATGACCGGAGCGGACACCTTCTTTCCTCAAGGAGAGATTTGTATAGAAGATGATCTAATAGTTTCAGTAGGTGAGAAAGGCTCATCTCCAGAGGGGTTTGTACCTGATCGGATTTTGGAGCTGCCAAATGACGTGGTTATGCCCGGCTTAATTAACACACATACTCATGCCGCCATGACGCTACTCAGGGGCTATGCAGATGACCTGCCGCTAATGCCTTGGTTAAATGAGAAGGTGTGGCCTTTCGAGGATAAGTTGACGGATGAGGACATTTACTGGGGTACTTTATTGGCGCTTTGTGAAATGATCCGCTCCGGAACTACGACGATGCTGGATATGTATGCCTCAATGGATAAAGTTGCAGAGGCAGTCCTTCAGGCGGGAACTCGTGCTGTTCTTTCGCGAGGACTAATCGGTAATGGGCCCAACGGGGAGAATGCCTTACAAGAAAATATCGAACTGGTTCGCCAATATCACGGAACTGGTAATGGCAGACTGAGCATCATGTTTGGGCCTCATGCCCCATATACTTGCTCGGCAGAGTATCTGAAGAAGGTTAAAGCGGAAGCCGACCGATTAAATGTAGGGATTCATATTCATGTAGCAGAGACTCAAGATGAAGTTAACATACTGAAAGAACAATATGGGAAAACCCCCGTCCAATGGCTGGATGAACTTGGGTTATTTGGTGGGCACGTCGTGGCCGCCCATTGTGTGCATTTAACTCAACAAGATATTGAAATACTTCATCGCCAAAACGTCTGCGTAGCTCATAATGCGGAAAGTAATATGAAGTTGAGCAGTGGAACAGCACCTATTACTGAACTGCGATCCCAGGGAGTTGTCGTAGGTCTTGGGACGGACGGTGCATCAAGTAATAACAATCTTGATCTATTTGGAGAAATGCGCTCAGCATCCTTCCAGCAAAAACTTAAGGTTAATCCAACGGCACTTCCCGCTTATGAGGTTCTGGAAATGGCAACAGTTGGTGGTGCGCAAACTTTAGGATTTGAAAATGTTGGAGTATTAGCTCCGGGATTTAAGGCGGATTTGATCACAATCGATATGGATCAAGCGCATTTTTATCCGCGTTTTTCGATTCCCGCCCACTTAGTTTATTCGGCCCATGCCGGTGATGTCCGAACGGTGATGGTAGATGGAAAGTTACTGATGGAAGAGCGTAAACTATTAACCTTGGATTTAAGTAAAATTTGTCAAGAAGCAGAGATGAGAGCAAAGCGAATAGAGCTGGAATTGAATGTTAAGTAA
- the mtnA gene encoding S-methyl-5-thioribose-1-phosphate isomerase produces MKSIEWLGNALRILDQSKLPVEILYRDAVSYESVAEAIENMEVRGAPAIGAAVAYGFVLGALEYQGDRDGLPSFMEKVQSRLAETRPTAVNLFWALRRMEDRLRECWDMDDLDDVRRVLTEEANRIAEDDRRMNRLIGEVGNEIVPDKANILTHCNAGALATVEYGTALGVIRSAHLAGKMIHVYADETRPLLQGARLTALELLEEKIPVTLITDNMAGYLMQQGKIDLVIVGADRIAANGDTANKIGTYSVAVLANAHGIPFYVAAPTSTIDLKVANGQEIPIEERPANEVRECFGVSVAPEEVKVFNPAFDVTPAKYITGIITEKGMVTAPYSVNLLKLMVRS; encoded by the coding sequence TTGAAATCGATTGAATGGCTAGGGAATGCTTTGCGCATATTAGATCAAAGCAAGCTTCCAGTAGAAATCCTTTATCGGGATGCAGTGTCTTATGAGAGTGTAGCTGAAGCTATTGAAAATATGGAAGTACGTGGTGCGCCGGCAATTGGGGCTGCTGTTGCGTATGGTTTTGTATTAGGAGCGTTAGAGTACCAAGGAGATAGAGATGGTTTGCCTAGCTTTATGGAAAAGGTACAGTCCAGATTGGCAGAAACTCGTCCGACGGCGGTTAACCTATTTTGGGCACTAAGGCGAATGGAAGATAGATTGCGTGAATGTTGGGATATGGATGACTTAGACGATGTGCGCCGAGTTCTTACAGAAGAAGCTAACCGAATAGCTGAAGATGATCGTCGAATGAATCGACTGATAGGGGAAGTCGGTAATGAGATAGTACCTGATAAAGCAAATATCCTCACTCATTGTAATGCTGGAGCTTTGGCTACCGTAGAGTATGGAACTGCTCTGGGGGTCATCCGAAGTGCGCATCTGGCGGGTAAAATGATTCATGTTTATGCAGACGAAACACGACCTCTCTTGCAAGGAGCGCGTTTAACTGCCTTAGAACTCTTAGAAGAAAAAATTCCTGTAACACTTATTACGGATAATATGGCAGGCTATTTGATGCAACAGGGGAAGATTGACCTTGTGATTGTAGGTGCTGACCGAATTGCTGCTAACGGGGACACAGCAAACAAGATTGGTACTTATTCTGTAGCTGTTTTGGCAAATGCTCATGGAATACCTTTTTATGTGGCAGCACCAACATCTACGATAGATTTGAAAGTAGCCAATGGTCAGGAAATTCCCATTGAAGAACGGCCGGCAAATGAAGTTAGAGAGTGTTTTGGGGTATCGGTAGCACCTGAAGAAGTGAAAGTCTTTAATCCAGCCTTCGATGTTACTCCTGCGAAATACATTACAGGAATAATTACCGAAAAGGGAATGGTAACAGCGCCTTATTCAGTTAATCTCCTTAAATTAATGGTTCGATCTTAA
- the mtnP gene encoding S-methyl-5'-thioadenosine phosphorylase, with product MDFALIGGTGLDHFALKEQRVISVKTPYGTVEATIGKDTNRELVFMSRHGQNHATPPHLVNYRGNIWALRELGVRKIIATAAVGSLSSNYRLGDLVLLDQFLDFTKSRPQTFYEGGTDGVLHVDMTDPYCAAVRQIIINASEHLGLVVKNGACYVCTEGPRFETPAEIRMFQYLGADLVGMTSVPEVVLARELGMCYASIGMVTNEAAGIADHPLSHSEVMESIKKLEIDVAQLIQATFELLTPSQKCLCASANAEVGKF from the coding sequence ATAGATTTTGCTCTTATTGGGGGAACAGGGCTTGACCACTTTGCCTTGAAGGAACAACGTGTTATCTCTGTCAAAACTCCCTACGGAACGGTAGAAGCTACTATCGGAAAAGATACTAATCGTGAGTTAGTTTTTATGAGTCGCCATGGGCAAAATCATGCAACACCTCCTCACCTTGTGAATTATAGAGGTAATATTTGGGCCCTGCGAGAGCTTGGAGTACGTAAAATAATAGCAACTGCTGCAGTAGGTTCCCTGTCTTCTAATTATCGTTTGGGCGATTTGGTTTTGCTGGATCAGTTTCTTGATTTCACAAAGAGTCGCCCCCAGACCTTCTACGAAGGAGGAACAGACGGTGTTCTCCATGTGGATATGACCGACCCCTATTGCGCCGCTGTTCGGCAAATAATTATTAATGCTTCAGAACATCTGGGACTTGTGGTTAAGAACGGAGCATGTTATGTTTGTACAGAAGGCCCCCGTTTTGAGACTCCAGCCGAGATTCGGATGTTTCAATATCTTGGAGCTGACCTTGTCGGAATGACAAGTGTTCCTGAAGTTGTTTTAGCTCGGGAACTTGGGATGTGTTACGCCTCCATTGGAATGGTTACCAATGAAGCAGCAGGGATTGCTGATCATCCCTTAAGCCATTCTGAGGTTATGGAGAGTATTAAGAAATTAGAGATAGATGTTGCACAGCTCATTCAAGCAACCTTTGAGTTATTGACACCTAGTCAGAAATGTCTATGTGCCTCGGCAAATGCCGAAGTCGGTAAATTTTAG
- the ftsY gene encoding signal recognition particle-docking protein FtsY, whose amino-acid sequence MAGFFAKLKEGLTKTRQNFVEKVEEVFTGRKKIDEELYEELEEVLIRSDVGVNTSFELVERLRKEVKQRKISDPNELTAVLQELISELLGEKSSITFAKQGPSIILVVGVNGVGKTTTIGKLANWLKQDGKRVLLAAGDTFRAAAIDQLEVWGERAGVEIIKQREGADPAAVAYDAVQAAKSRSVDVVIVDTAGRLHNKVNLMEELRKVKRVMEREIPGAPHEVLLVLDATTGQNALQQAKLFQEVAGVTGIVLTKLDGTAKGGVVLGIQGETRIPVKWIGIGEGMEDLRPFDPEDFAAALFGKNDEGERF is encoded by the coding sequence ATGGCAGGTTTTTTTGCAAAGCTTAAAGAAGGTCTTACTAAAACAAGACAGAATTTCGTGGAAAAGGTTGAAGAGGTTTTCACTGGGCGTAAGAAAATTGATGAAGAGTTATATGAAGAACTGGAAGAGGTGTTAATTCGCTCAGATGTGGGTGTTAACACTTCTTTCGAATTGGTCGAACGGTTACGTAAGGAAGTTAAACAGCGTAAAATTTCAGATCCTAATGAGCTGACTGCTGTGCTTCAAGAATTAATCTCGGAATTATTGGGAGAGAAATCAAGCATTACTTTCGCTAAGCAAGGGCCAAGTATTATTCTTGTTGTTGGGGTCAATGGGGTTGGCAAAACTACCACAATCGGTAAGCTTGCTAATTGGTTAAAACAGGATGGCAAGCGTGTTTTGTTGGCCGCTGGGGATACTTTTCGGGCAGCTGCCATTGATCAATTGGAGGTTTGGGGCGAGAGAGCCGGAGTAGAGATTATCAAGCAACGTGAAGGTGCTGATCCTGCGGCAGTTGCTTATGACGCTGTACAAGCAGCTAAGTCCCGCAGTGTTGATGTTGTAATTGTAGATACTGCTGGACGTCTTCATAATAAAGTGAACTTGATGGAAGAATTGCGGAAGGTCAAAAGGGTTATGGAACGAGAAATTCCTGGGGCTCCGCATGAGGTGTTATTAGTATTGGATGCCACGACAGGACAAAACGCTTTGCAGCAAGCAAAGCTATTTCAGGAAGTAGCGGGAGTTACGGGAATAGTCCTGACTAAGCTAGATGGGACTGCGAAAGGGGGAGTAGTGTTAGGAATTCAAGGGGAAACTCGTATTCCTGTGAAATGGATTGGAATTGGGGAAGGAATGGAAGATTTGCGTCCCTTTGATCCTGAGGATTTTGCTGCTGCACTTTTTGGAAAAAATGATGAGGGGGAGAGATTCTGA
- the smc gene encoding chromosome segregation protein SMC, producing the protein MTKPENFPVFLKGIHIQGFKSFADAVKLELGQGLSVIVGPNGSGKSNVADAVRWVLGEQSAKSLRGSKMEDVIFSGSTQRRPVGMAEVSLIFDNTTGIFPLDFREVTITRRVYRDGEGQYLINKAICRLKDIQELFMDTGAGKEGFSIIGQGRVEEILTLKSEERRSLIEEAAGITKYRSRKREALKRLDATTLNLERINDIVQEIEGQLTPLAAQAQVAEQSLALMQEQKRLEILGVVQDISEVKQKLLKASQDFGNLQASALEAQATVGLKEAQSLQLKDELQGLDTLLQQKQERVFQSEQALNSLKYDQNLRKERFNYFDEQTDRLTQEIRGDEERVKLLQERIKTLVAKQAVLNHTVEETQRKVVDQEQKLSGIRENTLAKDIEGLKADLFQALTEQANCSNELTGTRHTLASLEQDIYRIEQEQELKNQENEALLATSADQERELNQLIIQARATGKEEAEHRAELNRLKALGIERAKDLQKQRTLSDQAKARLHALQSLEDSLEGYQRGVREVMLAKKKGLKDCQGLCGTVADLITVEEKYELAVETALGAGMQNVIAENEQSAKRAIAYLKAHQLGRVTFLPLDVIQGNRMSVSKVVAQDEGYIGLAVDLITYNNSYLPAMEFLLGRIVVVTDMEAATRIARASGYKLRIVTVEGDQVYPGGSLSGGSIQRKGGNLLGRSREIETLRISLGKMEKDLTQKERECLANDQRLREQQEILESLGLKLRNEQELQVKLRAQHENVLSQLRRLAGDLLGLRQRHKEALTQKDELTIRLNSLTESMETAERTSADLREAYNRRESEAKIVAEEIETYAEKLTQEKVQLAKWEQELTQCMDQLSQERKGVRESELNLAEKKQRKADIEQTRRSVEQELESLSQQLVDHTKAQETQQYELMQSRQAREGLSSRVLELDQELHSIRQEARTLEQRLHAHEIRVVRWETECESALNRLSEEFSLTWEEGMLYQTDEDRTVLWKRVQEIKRQIEELGPINQAAIEEYPKILKRREFMLAQQEDLIEANQTLRQLISELDKTMSERFTESFKAVNEAFQEVFKELFDGGHAELQLVDPELILETGVEIIAQPPGKKPQLLSLLSGGERALTAIAILFALLRVKPSPFCILDEIEASLDDANVQRFAQYIHRLSHSTQFIVVSHRKGTMESADVLYGITMEESGVSKLLSVKLDGRGERPESA; encoded by the coding sequence ATGACTAAACCTGAGAATTTCCCTGTTTTCTTAAAGGGGATTCATATTCAGGGATTTAAGTCGTTCGCTGATGCTGTTAAATTAGAGCTCGGTCAGGGATTAAGCGTTATCGTCGGTCCAAACGGGAGCGGAAAAAGTAATGTTGCAGATGCAGTTCGTTGGGTTTTAGGGGAACAAAGTGCCAAAAGCCTGCGCGGATCAAAAATGGAAGATGTTATTTTTTCAGGAAGTACGCAGCGCCGACCAGTTGGAATGGCAGAGGTATCCCTGATTTTTGATAATACGACTGGAATATTTCCGTTGGACTTTCGAGAGGTAACAATTACCCGCAGAGTCTATCGTGATGGAGAAGGGCAATATCTTATTAATAAGGCTATTTGTCGTCTTAAAGATATCCAAGAACTCTTTATGGATACGGGAGCCGGAAAAGAAGGGTTTTCGATCATTGGGCAGGGGCGGGTTGAGGAAATCTTAACCCTCAAATCAGAAGAACGTCGATCATTAATCGAAGAGGCGGCGGGGATTACTAAGTATCGTTCGCGAAAACGTGAGGCTTTAAAGCGTCTGGATGCAACGACCTTGAACCTCGAACGTATTAATGATATCGTACAAGAAATTGAGGGACAACTGACTCCTCTGGCTGCCCAAGCCCAAGTGGCCGAACAGAGCCTTGCCTTGATGCAAGAGCAAAAACGTCTTGAAATTCTTGGGGTTGTTCAAGACATCTCTGAGGTCAAACAGAAACTATTAAAAGCTAGTCAAGATTTTGGCAATCTTCAGGCCAGTGCTTTGGAAGCCCAAGCAACAGTAGGTCTGAAAGAAGCTCAAAGTTTACAACTCAAGGATGAACTGCAAGGCTTAGACACTCTACTTCAGCAAAAGCAAGAGCGAGTTTTTCAGTCAGAACAAGCCTTGAATTCTCTAAAATATGACCAGAACCTCCGCAAAGAGCGGTTTAATTATTTTGACGAGCAAACAGATAGGTTGACTCAAGAGATCCGTGGGGATGAAGAAAGGGTTAAGCTTTTACAGGAACGGATTAAAACACTAGTTGCGAAACAAGCCGTGTTAAATCATACTGTTGAAGAAACTCAGCGCAAAGTAGTAGATCAGGAACAGAAGTTATCAGGTATTAGAGAAAATACCTTAGCCAAGGATATCGAAGGATTAAAAGCAGACCTCTTCCAAGCTTTAACTGAGCAAGCGAATTGTTCAAATGAATTGACAGGGACTCGCCATACACTTGCTTCACTGGAGCAGGATATTTATCGCATAGAACAAGAGCAAGAGTTAAAGAACCAAGAAAATGAAGCTCTGCTTGCAACAAGCGCTGACCAGGAAAGAGAACTCAATCAACTTATAATCCAAGCTCGAGCTACTGGAAAAGAAGAGGCAGAGCATAGGGCGGAATTAAATAGGCTTAAAGCTTTAGGTATTGAAAGAGCAAAAGATCTACAGAAACAGAGAACTCTTAGTGATCAAGCTAAGGCCAGACTGCATGCCTTGCAATCCTTAGAGGATTCCCTTGAAGGCTATCAGAGAGGGGTCCGTGAGGTGATGCTAGCCAAGAAAAAGGGATTAAAGGATTGCCAGGGTCTATGCGGGACGGTTGCTGACCTGATCACTGTTGAGGAGAAATATGAACTTGCTGTAGAAACTGCTCTCGGAGCAGGGATGCAAAATGTTATCGCTGAGAATGAACAGTCTGCAAAAAGAGCTATTGCCTATTTAAAAGCCCATCAATTGGGACGAGTGACCTTTCTTCCTCTTGATGTCATTCAAGGAAATCGGATGTCTGTGAGTAAGGTTGTTGCCCAGGACGAGGGGTATATCGGTCTCGCAGTAGATTTAATTACGTATAACAATTCATACCTGCCAGCCATGGAGTTCCTGCTTGGACGGATTGTTGTCGTAACAGATATGGAGGCAGCAACTAGGATTGCACGAGCCTCTGGCTATAAACTTCGGATAGTGACCGTTGAGGGAGATCAGGTATATCCTGGTGGTTCTCTGAGTGGGGGAAGTATTCAGCGTAAAGGTGGAAATTTGCTCGGCCGCTCTAGGGAAATTGAGACTCTGCGCATATCTCTGGGGAAAATGGAGAAAGACTTAACTCAGAAAGAGCGTGAATGTCTTGCTAATGATCAGCGCCTGAGGGAACAACAGGAGATTCTGGAGTCCTTGGGCCTGAAACTTAGGAATGAACAAGAACTGCAGGTGAAGCTTAGGGCCCAGCACGAAAACGTGTTAAGTCAATTACGTCGATTAGCCGGGGATTTATTGGGATTAAGGCAGCGACACAAGGAAGCTCTAACCCAGAAGGATGAACTAACCATACGCTTAAACAGTTTAACCGAAAGCATGGAGACTGCGGAAAGAACTTCGGCTGATTTGCGCGAGGCATATAACCGCAGAGAATCTGAAGCTAAGATCGTAGCAGAAGAGATTGAAACCTATGCCGAGAAGCTTACCCAAGAAAAGGTCCAGCTGGCTAAATGGGAGCAAGAGCTGACCCAATGTATGGATCAGCTTTCCCAAGAACGTAAAGGGGTTCGTGAAAGTGAGCTGAACCTGGCAGAGAAAAAACAGAGAAAAGCCGATATCGAGCAAACTCGTCGGAGTGTTGAGCAGGAGTTAGAATCCCTCAGCCAACAACTGGTTGACCATACTAAAGCCCAGGAGACTCAGCAGTATGAGCTAATGCAATCCAGACAGGCCAGAGAAGGGTTGTCGAGCAGAGTCCTAGAATTGGATCAGGAGCTTCATAGTATTCGGCAAGAGGCCCGCACTCTTGAACAGCGTCTTCACGCCCATGAAATCCGAGTCGTTCGTTGGGAAACTGAATGCGAATCTGCTCTAAATCGCTTATCCGAGGAATTTTCTCTGACTTGGGAAGAGGGAATGCTGTATCAAACAGATGAAGATAGGACGGTTTTATGGAAAAGGGTTCAGGAAATAAAACGACAAATTGAGGAATTAGGCCCGATAAATCAGGCTGCTATTGAAGAATACCCTAAAATCCTTAAACGGAGAGAATTTATGTTGGCTCAGCAAGAAGACTTAATAGAAGCCAATCAAACATTACGGCAATTAATTTCTGAGCTTGATAAAACTATGAGTGAACGCTTTACTGAAAGCTTTAAGGCTGTGAATGAGGCCTTCCAAGAGGTGTTTAAGGAACTCTTCGACGGCGGTCATGCCGAACTTCAATTAGTAGATCCGGAACTTATCCTGGAAACAGGTGTTGAGATTATCGCTCAGCCTCCGGGTAAAAAGCCGCAGCTTCTGTCCCTGTTATCGGGGGGAGAGAGGGCCTTAACTGCAATCGCAATTCTATTTGCTCTTCTAAGAGTAAAACCCAGTCCTTTTTGTATTCTAGATGAGATTGAAGCTTCACTGGACGATGCTAATGTTCAGAGATTTGCCCAATATATTCACCGGCTATCACATTCAACTCAGTTTATTGTTGTATCACACCGTAAAGGAACTATGGAATCGGCGGATGTCTTATACGGGATAACCATGGAGGAATCTGGGGTTTCGAAGTTACTTTCTGTTAAGCTTGATGGACGAGGAGAGAGGCCGGAGAGCGCATAG
- the rnc gene encoding ribonuclease III produces the protein MVEKKSSIGDNSKKAGGRSGRKKFALTSLKLEPGVKLAKRLELGIPPNRLFTTALTYPSYVFENPQFGRENNQRLEFLGDAILDFIIAEYLYLSYPDRPEGELTKMRAAVVNETTLARKAHEIELGQELLLGKGELVSGGRERPSILADAWEAVIGAIYLQYGFQEARRVILELLKPAIEEVAKGNYGDYKTVLQEKAQRDEKEVSYQILLEEGPDHNKCFTAGVFVEGDLMGKGTGRTKKEAEQHAAKQVLDLWGSENDD, from the coding sequence ATGGTTGAAAAGAAATCAAGCATAGGAGATAATTCAAAGAAAGCAGGAGGGAGGTCAGGGCGAAAAAAATTCGCCTTGACATCTCTTAAGCTTGAACCTGGAGTTAAGTTAGCTAAACGCTTAGAATTAGGTATTCCTCCTAATCGGTTGTTTACCACTGCTTTAACTTATCCTTCCTATGTATTTGAAAATCCGCAGTTTGGCAGAGAAAACAATCAGCGCCTTGAGTTTTTAGGAGACGCTATCTTAGATTTTATCATAGCAGAGTACTTATACTTAAGTTATCCGGATCGTCCAGAAGGAGAGCTTACGAAAATGAGGGCTGCTGTGGTTAATGAAACCACCTTAGCACGCAAGGCACATGAGATTGAGTTAGGGCAAGAGTTGTTATTAGGTAAGGGAGAACTGGTTTCAGGTGGGCGAGAACGGCCATCAATTTTAGCAGATGCTTGGGAAGCGGTGATTGGAGCAATTTATCTTCAATACGGTTTTCAGGAAGCTAGGAGAGTAATTCTAGAGTTACTTAAACCGGCTATTGAAGAAGTGGCCAAAGGAAATTATGGAGACTACAAAACCGTGTTGCAGGAAAAAGCTCAACGGGACGAAAAAGAGGTCAGCTATCAGATTCTTTTGGAAGAAGGGCCGGATCATAATAAGTGCTTTACAGCGGGTGTTTTTGTGGAAGGGGATTTAATGGGGAAAGGTACAGGCCGGACGAAAAAGGAAGCGGAACAACATGCCGCGAAGCAAGTCTTAGACCTTTGGGGGAGTGAGAACGATGACTAA
- the fabF gene encoding beta-ketoacyl-ACP synthase II has product MSVQRAVITGMGVISPLGNELDKFWNNLMDGKSGIGLLTRFDTSDLPTKVAAEVKDFEPTDWVSKKESRHMDRFAQFAIAAAKMAIQDAKLDLDKEDKERIGTVMGCGIGGVTSFEDQKEVLMSKGSSRVSPFFVPMLIGNMAAGHISIEFGLQGSSLTIVTACASATNAIGEALRLIQRGEADVVLCGGTEAPITKLAFAGFCSMKAMSTETEFFDQACRPFDKRRSGFVMGEGAGVLVLESLEHAKARGAHIYAELAGYSSTSDAYHITTPVPGGGGAIRSMGSALKDAGISTEEVDYINAHGTGTGPNDVTETVAIKSLFGEHARKLAISSTKSMTGHLMGAAGAIEAVICALAIERGAIPPTTNYGEPDLECDLDYVPNCSRQHDVNVAMSNSLGFGGHNATIVLQKLPKDKEI; this is encoded by the coding sequence ATAAGTGTGCAGCGTGCAGTTATTACGGGAATGGGTGTAATCTCTCCTTTAGGAAATGAATTGGATAAATTTTGGAACAATTTGATGGACGGGAAATCCGGAATTGGCCTATTGACACGTTTTGATACATCGGATTTACCAACGAAGGTCGCCGCGGAGGTCAAAGACTTCGAGCCGACTGATTGGGTTAGTAAAAAGGAAAGTCGTCATATGGATCGCTTTGCCCAATTTGCCATAGCGGCTGCAAAGATGGCTATTCAAGATGCTAAACTGGATTTGGACAAGGAAGACAAAGAACGCATAGGAACAGTTATGGGCTGCGGAATAGGTGGGGTAACATCCTTTGAAGATCAAAAAGAGGTGTTGATGAGCAAAGGAAGTAGTCGGGTCAGCCCGTTTTTTGTCCCAATGCTTATTGGCAATATGGCTGCAGGGCATATATCGATTGAGTTTGGCTTGCAAGGCTCTAGTTTGACGATTGTTACGGCTTGTGCATCTGCTACAAATGCAATTGGCGAAGCTTTGAGGTTAATCCAACGTGGGGAAGCTGATGTTGTGCTTTGTGGAGGGACGGAGGCACCGATTACTAAATTGGCTTTTGCCGGTTTTTGCTCAATGAAGGCAATGTCGACTGAAACGGAGTTTTTCGATCAAGCTTGCCGTCCTTTCGATAAACGTCGGAGCGGTTTTGTCATGGGTGAAGGGGCAGGTGTATTAGTACTTGAATCCTTAGAGCATGCTAAAGCACGGGGAGCTCATATCTATGCTGAATTAGCGGGATATTCCAGTACTTCGGATGCGTATCATATTACAACCCCGGTTCCCGGCGGCGGCGGAGCTATTCGTTCTATGGGTTCAGCGTTAAAAGATGCAGGAATAAGTACAGAAGAAGTCGATTATATTAATGCTCATGGAACGGGTACCGGGCCAAATGATGTAACGGAAACTGTTGCCATTAAAAGTCTTTTTGGAGAGCATGCCAGAAAACTAGCTATTAGCTCGACAAAATCTATGACTGGGCACTTAATGGGGGCTGCAGGTGCTATTGAAGCGGTCATATGTGCATTGGCCATTGAACGAGGAGCAATTCCGCCTACAACGAACTACGGTGAACCTGATCTCGAATGTGACTTGGATTATGTTCCTAATTGTTCCCGTCAGCATGATGTAAATGTAGCGATGTCCAATTCATTAGGTTTTGGTGGACATAATGCCACCATCGTTCTCCAGAAATTGCCTAAAGACAAGGAGATCTAA